A genomic stretch from Fusarium musae strain F31 chromosome 9, whole genome shotgun sequence includes:
- a CDS encoding hypothetical protein (EggNog:ENOG41~antiSMASH:Cluster_9.1) yields the protein MSTANKLKVNVESDNFTETSHRSPVRALPSTWYNSPEMYELEKRAIFSKKWLLTTHQNRFPKAGDWMKFNTTGYEFVIARDRKGNLNAFHNICRHRAFPVVQGGQQGNSSIFACKYHGWSYGLSGNLAKAPNYDQLENFDKSKNGLFKIHLKVDAYGFVWVNLDSSENPEPWTRYFDGIDQQERLEKVNWDDYTLDNEYSMEGEYNWKILADNFNECYHCPTTHPDLPTLADLGKTKCDTGEGWIKHSSIQTEEQKKSGMQLASTYFYPSASVVVLPHFMMIQRFMPLGPTSSSMHYQIFRNKNSSEEAFHNIADLYARVVSEDKDLCIGAQKNLNAGIFVSGELHPRLEHGPLSFQESHRQAIYEHAKLEREAGKQIWPARQQLPSDKAAEANKEDEALCSSLSCGGIQEVLAW from the exons ATGTCAACTGCGAATAAGCTCAAGGTGAATGTCGAGAGCGACAACTTCACTGAAACAAGCCACCGAAGCCCAGTCCGTGCTCTCCCTTCGACATGGTACAACTCTCCCGAGATGTACGAACTTGAGAAGcgtgccatcttctccaagaagtGGCTGCTTACTACCCATCAGAACCGGTTTCCCAAGGCTGGCGATTGGATGAAGTTTAACACTACTGGCTACGAGTTCGTCATTGCCCGTGATCGAAAGGGCAACCTTAACGCCTTCCATAACATCTGCCGTCATCGCGCTTTTCCTGTCGTTCAAGGCGGACAGCAAGGCAACTCATCCATCTTTGCATGCAAGTACCATGGTTGGTCTTATGGACTGAGTGGCAACCTCGCAAAGGCACCCAATTATGATCAGCTCGAGAACTTTGACAAGAGCAAGAACGGCCTTTTCAAGATCCATCTAAAGGTCGATGCGTATGGCTTTGTTTGGGTCAATCTCGACAGTTCTGAGAACCCGGAACCTTGGACTCGCTACTTCGACGGTATTGATCAGCAAGAACGTCTTGAGAAGGTCAATTGGGATGACTACACCCTCGACAATGAATACAGCATGGAGGGTGAATACAATTGGAAGATCTTGGCCGACAACTTCAACGAATGCTACCACTGTCCCACGACCCATCCCGATCTTCCTACCCTTGCAGACCTCGGCAAGACAAAGTGCGACACCGGCGAAGGATGGATCAAACACTCGAGCATCCAGACtgaggagcagaagaagagcggAATGCAACTCGCAAGCACATACTTCTACCCTAGTGCTTCAGTCGTAGTCCT GCCTCACTTTATGATGATTCAGCGTTTCATGCCACTTGGCCCTACCTCCTCTTCTATGCACTATCAAATCTTCCGCAACAAGAACTCATCCGAAGAGGCCTTCCATAATATCGCTGATCTGTATGCACGCGTTGTCTCGGAAGATAAGGACTTGTGTATTGGCGCTCAGAAGAATCTCAACGCAGGTATCTTTGTTAGTGGGGAGTTGCATCCACGATTGGAACATGGCCCACTGTCATTCCAAGAGTCTCACCGACAGGCAATTTACGAGCATGCCAAACTTGAGAGGGAAGCAGGCAAGCAGATCTGGCCAGCAAGACAGCAGCTGCCATCTGACAAAGCTGCTGAGGCTAACAAGGAGGACGAAGCATTGTGTTCGAGCTTGTCTTGTGGTGGTATTCAGGAGGTGTTAGCTTGGTGA